A part of Aegilops tauschii subsp. strangulata cultivar AL8/78 chromosome 2, Aet v6.0, whole genome shotgun sequence genomic DNA contains:
- the LOC109751895 gene encoding probable N-acetylglucosaminyl-phosphatidylinositol de-N-acetylase yields the protein MAWIWMLLVAGAVLLWAVSLGRILSSPTPYSLPPSPRFLPPLGDRRSRNVLLVLAHPDDESMFFTPTILFLKSKGHSIHVLCMSLGNADGLGDTRKQELYDACATLKIPAEQVAVLDHQKLQDGFHEKWDHGLLAELTMEQIQLWDIDTIVTFDSYGVSGHPNHRDVHHGICKLLHENQRGNIEAWELVSLNMFRKYSGAVDIWLSSLISSSSKQLMYCLVNCSPSRTFEAMAAHRSQWVWFRRLFVRLSSYTYVNMLQKI from the exons ATGGCGTGGATCTGGATGCTCTTGGTGGCTGGAGCCGTCCTCCTTTGGGCGGTTTCCCTTGGGCGGATcctctcctccccgacgccctACTCCCTGCCTCCAAGCCCTCGCTTCCTGCCCCCTCTTGGCGACAGGAGGAGCAGGAACGTGCTCCTGGTGCTCGCCCACCCTGATGACGAGTCCAT GTTTTTCACTCCAACTATTCTTTTCCTCAAGTCAAAAGGCCACAGCATTCATGTTTTGTGTATGTCTCTGG GTAATGCTGATGGTCTTGGAGATACTCGTAAACAAGAACTGTATGATGCATGTGCAACTCTTAAG ATTCCAGCTGAGCAAGTTGCAGTCTTGGACCATCAAAAGTTGCAG GATGGGTTTCATGAGAAATGGGATCATGGACTATTAGCCGAACTTACCATGGAGCAGATCCAGCTGTGGGATATCGACACA ATTGTGACGTTTGATTCCTATGGAGTATCAGGCCATCCGAATCATCGTGATGTTCATCATGGCATATG CAAACTTCTTCATGAGAATCAGCGAGGAAATATTGAAGCATGGGAACTT GTAAGCCTGAATATGTTTCGCAAATACAGTGGTGCAGTTGACATTTGGTTGTCATCTTTGATCTCCTCAAGTTCAAAGCAACTGATGTATTGCTTAGTTAACTGTAGCCCATCCAGAACCTTTGAGGCaatggctgcacacagaagtcaGTGGGTTTG GTTCAGAAGATTGTTTGTTAGGCTCTCAAGTTACACATACGTAAACATGCTCCAGAAAATTTAG
- the LOC109751894 gene encoding probable polyol transporter 4 translates to MGLRGAEPAALSGSMPSLPGFFGRQSRYLRMDDVALAPPPEHEEELGGGAVRAERRRSSTRYVFACSVFASLNSVLLGYDVGVMSGCILFIQRDLHITEVQQEVLVGCLSFVSLLGSLAGGRTADALGRKRTIGLAAAVFQAGALVMTLAPSFRVLIAGRLLAGIGIGFGVMIAPVYIAEISPAASRGSFTSFPEIFINLGILLGYISNYVFSGLPDHLGWRVMLAVGIVPSVSIVFALLVIPESPRWLVVQGRAAEAREVLLRVTDGEEEADERLAEIEAAAASAASSGETVWRELSRPSPTIRRMLVTGLGIQCFQQITGIDALVYYSPTIFRDAGVTTESQLLLATVAVGFFKTAFIALAIVLIDRVGRKPLLYVSTVGMTTCLVVLAATLWLLAHGAVPKALGVAVAVLAVCGDVAFFSVGIGPVCWVTSSEIFPLRLRSQAAALGAAVNRVTSGTVAMSFLSVSRGMTVAGAFSAFAAISALSVVFVHRFVPETKGKTLEEIELLFGGGEGESASPGEVELGDSEHLVRKG, encoded by the exons ATGGGGCTGCGGGGCGCCGAGCCGGCAGCGCTTAGCGGCAGCATGCCCAGCCTGCCGGGATTCTTCGGCCGGCAGAGCAGGTACCTGCGCATGGACGACGTCGCGCTCGCGCCCCCGCCGGAGCACGAGGAGGAACTCGGTGGCGGGGCCGTCCGTGCCGAGCGGCGCCGGAGCAGCACGAGATACGTCTTCGCCTGCTCCGTCTTCGCCTCCCTCAACTCCGTGCTCCTCGGCTACG atGTTGGAGTAATGAGTGGGTGCATTTTGTTCATCCAGAGGGACCTCCACATCACGGAGGTGCAGCAGGAGGTGCTCGTCGGCTGCCTCAGCTTCGTCTCCCTCCTCGGCAGCCTCGCCGGGGGACGGACCGCCGACGCCCTCGGCCGTAAGCGCACCATCGGGCTCGCCGCCGCGGTCTTCCAGGCCGGGGCCCTCGTCATGACGCTCGCGCCGTCCTTCCGCGTGCTCATTGCCGGCAGGCTCCTCGCCGGCATCGGCATCGGCTTCGGCGTCATGATCGCGCCCGTCTACATCGCCGAGATCTCCCCCGCCGCGTCCCGGGGCTCCTTCACCTCCTTCCCGGAGATCTTCATCAACCTCGGCATCCTCCTCGGCTACATCTCCAACTACGTCTTCTCGGGCCTGCCCGACCACCTCGGCTGGCGCGTCATGCTCGCCGTCGGCATCGTCCCGTCGGTGTCCATCGTCTTCGCGCTCCTCGTCATCCCGGAGTCGCCCAGGTGGCTGGTGGTGCAGGGCAGGGCCGCCGAGGCGCGTGAGGTGCTTCTCAGGGTCAccgacggcgaggaggaggccgacgaGAGGCTCGCGGAGATCGAGGCGGCCGCGGCCagcgcggcgagctccggcgagaCGGTGTGGCGGGAGCTGTCGAGGCCCTCGCCCACGATCCGCCGGATGCTGGTCACCGGGCTGGGCATCCAGTGTTTCCAGCAGATCACCGGCATCGACGCGCTGGTGTACTACAGCCCCACCATCTTCAGGGACGCCGGGGTGACCACCGAGAGCCAGCTCCTCCTCGCCACGGTGGCCGTCGGGTTCTTCAAGACGGCGTTCATCGCGCTGGCCATCGTGCTCATCGACCGCGTCGGCCGGAAGCCGCTGCTGTACGTGAGCACGGTCGGCATGACCACCTGCCTGGTCGTCCTCGCGGCGACGCTCTGGCTGCTCGCGCACGGGGCGGTGCCCAAGGCCCTCGGCGTCGCCGTGGCCGTCCTGGCGGTGTGCGGCGACGTGGCCTTCTTCTCGGTGGGGATCGGGCCGGTGTGCTGGGTGACGAGCTCGGAGATCTTCCCGCTGCGGCTGCGGtcgcaggcggcggcgctcggcgcGGCGGTGAACCGGGTGACCAGCGGCACGGTGGCCATGTCGTTCCTGTCCGTCTCCCGCGGCATGACCGTCGCCGGCGCGTTCTCGGCGTTCGCGGCCATCTCGGCGCTGTCCGTCGTGTTCGTGCACAGGTTCGTTCCGGAGACGAAAGGCAAGACGCTTGAAGAGATCGAGCTGCTCTTCGGCGGCGGTGAGGGGGAGAGTGCGAGTCCAGGGGAGGTGGAGCTCGGTGACTCGGAGCACCTGGTGCGGAAGGGATGA